In the Candidatus Bathyarchaeia archaeon genome, CTTTGCCACCCTGCATGTTCGTATCCGCTTGCTTCTATCCAGTTCCAAAGTTTTTTCCATCCAAACTGCATATTTTCTAGACTTTTGAACCTTAAAACTGCGTACAGCCCGCTTGGAATTTCTGCGGTTTCGATGTCACAAAAGTTGGTGGGTTCCATACTTGTGGTCAGGTACAATTCGTATCCGCGTGAAGCTGGCTTATCAGTTGGGTAGGTGTTTCTGCCAAACAACCGTGCCCCCGCTTTTTCAAGCAGTCCTTGGTTTTTAGCCCACTCTTTGATTTTTTTCATGGCTTCTTCTTCAGGTGTCGCAGCAAATGAGCAGGCGTACGCTGCAGGCATGGCTGTGAGCCTTTCGATTCGGACGACTAGCTCTTTTGTTTCCAGATTATTCTCCCTCATCATTTTTATTTGAAACTATATACTCAATAGTGGCTATATAATTAATTTTCCATAAAAACCTGCGGCTGAATTTTGAGAGAAACAGCTTGACCTTTTGTTTGGTTCTTCAGTTTTTTTGGATATATTTGTTTAAACATGTTTAAACTGTTCATACGGAATACTTAATTGTCAGCCGAGTTTTCAGTGTTTAACTTAATGTAGGGACTAACCTTGAAAGCTCAAACTATTGCGGTAATTGGTATATGTGCAGCAGTTTATGCTGTAGTTGGACGCTTAACAGATTTTGGCTTAAACTTCCTTGGGGTAGCATTTTACCCCGCTGTGGCTGTGCCCGCAGTTTTTGCGGTGCTGTTCGGACCCTGGGTTGGCGGCATCGGCGCAGCCATAGGCATATTCATACGTGACATGCTATTCCACGGAAACCCCTTCCTAAGCTTAACGGCGGGTGTTCTACCAAACTTTCTGGTCTTCTTTATACTCGGGTACCTATCAAGCAGACACATAGATGTCAAAAAAATAGTCACAACCGGAGTTTTAGCTTGCATAGTTGTGGCAGCTGGCGTGCTGGTTCCCACGGTAATTTACCCTGCAGAATTCGTTGCCGCAACTGGGCTTCCAACAAATGAAATTGTTACCATCTTTGCTTCAACTGTAATCTTTAGTTTAGTAGTGATTGTGCTGGTTTCTTGGCGGTGGCGCGAGTGGCGAAGTTTTGCGGTTGGTTCGGTTCTGGGACTGATTTCAGGAGCAGCCTTGCTTTCCGTTGCTTACTGGGGTTACAGCCAATTATTCTTTGACCCAACTGGATACGTCACGGCGCCAGTGGCAGCCTCATTCATACCTGTACTGTTCATTTGGACTTTCGTCACAGAGATACCTTTTGTTCTGCTTGTCGCTCCCCCCGTAATCAGAGCCTGCTACAAGGCATTTCCCTCTTTAAAGATGCGGATAAAACCAGGGAAAGGCGGAACCCATTGACCCAAACCGCTAACGCCTTTGCACCTGCCGCCATCTCCAGTTTTTTTGAAATTTGCGACCAAGACAGTCAAGGCAACCCTTTGACCGATTTGGCGCGTGTAGGTGCCCGCGGTGGCGGGTTTGGGCTTCAAAAAGGCGTACACACCACAATATCCGTCACCACGGCAGAAGCGTCAAACCATTTTCTTGTTTACCTCAACGGGGTGCTTGCACCTGAAGCCCACACCACCATTAACGTTTTACAAACACTGCTTGAAGCAACAGCAGACCGCTACAACGTGGTGGTCGAACATAAAATCGATGTGCCCATTGGCGCCGGTTTTGGAACCAGTGCCGGCGGCGCTTTAACGGCTGGGTTAGCGCTTAAGGCGGCGTTGAATTTGCCCCTAACGCTTAATCAGGTCGCGCAAGCAGCACACGTTGCCGAGATAAAATGCCAAACGGGGCTTGGAACGGTGAGTTCTTTGGCTTCTGGCGGCGGATGTATTTTGGTTGTGGAGCCCGGGGCACCTGGAGTCTGCGTCATTGACCATATTTTGTTGGCTCGTGAATATGTGGTTGTTGCGGGGGTTTTTCAGGGCGTGTCTAAAACGTCTGTTTTGTCTTCTCCTGAGCGGCGAAACGAAGTGAATCGGTTTGGTCGCAAAACGCTGGATGCCATTTTGGCTGAGCCGTCGTTGGAGAATTTTTTGGGTTGTTGCTGGCAGTTTGCTCAGGATGCTGGGTTTGCTACTTCACGGGTACGACAACTGGTTGATTTAGCTTTGAAGGCTGGAGCCATCGGGGCGGCACAGAACATGGTTGGCGAAGCAGTTCATGCCGTTACGGTTGCAGAAAAAGCCGCTGAAGTAGCGGAAGCTTTTAAGCTGGTTCTACCTAAAGAAAACATCCTCGTAAGTAAACTCGGCTTCCAAGGCGCAAGGCTGGTTAACTACAAGTGACACAGTTTAGGAAAGTGGCAGTTGGCGGAACCTTTGATGAACTTCACCGAGGGCACAAAATTCTTCTTAACAAAGCCTTTGAGATTGGCGAACACGTAGTTATCGGTTTATCTTCGGACGCGCTTGTTTCTAAACTGGGCAAACCCCACATAACCGCCAATTTTGAGCAGAGAAAACAGGGCTTAAACGCATGGATGACCAATTTGGGTGTTATGCAGCGGGCAAAAGTGGTCCCGTTGTTTGACGCCTATGGGTCAAGTGTAAAGGACTTGGATTTGGAAGCGTTGGTTGTTAGCGAAGAAACTAAACCTACCGCGGAAAAAATCAATCAACAACGCCGCAAAAACGGGTTGCCTCCATTAGCAATTATAACGGTCCAAATGGTTCCTGCCCAGAACAGCAAACCCATATCCACCACACGAATCCGACGCGGCGAAATAAACCACGAAGGCTTTCTGCTTAAGAAAAACAGCCATGCTTCTGCGTTATAACACTTTTGTTGCGGGCATACTCTGGTATAGGAACCTTTGTTTTGGTCGAATGAAATAAACCTATTAAGCCAAAAACATTGTGAGCATGTATGAGTACTGCAACTGTGGTTCAAATTTCCTATGAGATTCTGGACGCCATCTATGCGGGAGCAAAGCAGCTTTACCCACGCGAAAGCTTCTTGTTACTGCGGGGCAAAAAGAAAAAAGGTGTGGTTCACATTTCGGATTTGGTTTTGGCTCCGTTTGCTGTTCACGGCGAAGGGTTTGCTCACTTTAACCCCTACATGTTTTCCGGTGACTTCTCGCTGGTTGGCACTGTGCACAGTCACCCTTCAGGCAACATCAACCCAAGCGACACCGACTTAAACTACTTTTTTGGCAGAATCCTCATGATTGTGGGGTACCCATTTCAGGGCAAAAACTGTGTTGCCGCGTACGGCTCTAGCGGCCAGCGGTTACCCATCCAAATAACCGATGAACCCGTTAAGTAGCATCCGCGTTTGATGCTTGCTCTGCAGCGGCTTTCGCGGCGGCAATTTGATATTCCCGCATGAAGTCAAGGGCAAATTTATCAGCGTTTTTTTCCGTTCCCCGATGTACCCTGTCCACGCTTTTGCTGCGCAGATGATGATAAAACTCGTGCAGTACAACAAAGGGGTTCCAGAGGGTGTCGCTGTCCAGCACACTGATGGTTTGGTTTTTGGCGCTGTAGGTCCCATACGCGTTTCGCACATGCCCTTTTGGCAACCCCACTTTAAGCTTGGGGGCTTCTACGCCGTAGGTTTTTGCAAGTAGCTCCAAGGCTTGTTCGGTTTGCCTGCTTAAAATTAACTGAACAATGGCGGGTTTAAAGTTTGGTTGGGTGGGGTTTTGTTGGGGCATGAGTTTTCAGGGGTTTTTCTGCCTAAAAGGTGTTCTGCCTCTTAGAGGGCGTTTGCGAGAACCATCAGGTTGTTTACAACCACCACAACCAAGAACAGGATAACCCCAACGTAGGCGATTTTGAGTAGTTTGTTGGTGCAGGTGAAGGCTTTGCAGTTTTTGTCTTCGGTTTTCATGAGGATTTTTTCGGCTTGAACAAAAATTAAGCATACGAAAACGGTTGTTGTCATTTTAAGAACCACAAAGGCGGGTATGTTTGTGCTGACCACGCCTGCAATGAGCGGGTTGAGTTCGACTGCGCCAAAATAAAGTATGCCAATTACGGTGGTTAAGCAATCCATGGATCCCATGAAAGCAAGGAACACTGTTGGGTAACCTGTCATTTTCATCATGTCATATTTTCCCCATTTGTCTCCCAATACACGCCTTCTTTGGCGGTTAGACTTTAAGAGCAAGCTTGCGTTTTTTGACATATTCCCTTTTTGGGCTGACGTCCTAAGAAAACGTTAAAGCCTACATACGCAATGATATGGGAGGTTACGCGGTGGAGGTGAACCCACAAAATGCCAGTGGTCATAGTTGAAACTTGGGCTGGAAAAAGCAACGAGCAGAAAGCCAAATTGATAAAGGGCATTACACGCGCGTTTGAGGATGTCGGCGTAACAGCAAACCAAGTGCAAGTAATCATTCACGACGTGCCCAAAACAAACTGGGGCATACACGGCGAGCAAGCCAGCATGCTTCCACCCTAACGGGCTTTACACGTTCGCTGTTTATTCTTGAATGCTCCAAACCTCCCCTCCCCGTATGTTTTTGATGTGCCCGTTTTGGGCTTATTTTTTGATTTTACGCTTGTTTTACGTTTATGCTGCGGCTTGAAACGGCGCGGCACGACGCGGAAAGGCAGAAAATGGCTCAATTTGCCTTTTTTGAAATCCTATCCAACCTGCTTCTCTCAAGGCATTGGCGAAAAAACCGTTCCCCTCTAACTCTTCGCCTCGGGTGGCGGCGGGCGGTAAACCATGCAGGCACCACGCAAAACCCATAAATACGTCGGATGCCGACAACTTGTAGC is a window encoding:
- a CDS encoding Mov34/MPN/PAD-1 family protein gives rise to the protein MSTATVVQISYEILDAIYAGAKQLYPRESFLLLRGKKKKGVVHISDLVLAPFAVHGEGFAHFNPYMFSGDFSLVGTVHSHPSGNINPSDTDLNYFFGRILMIVGYPFQGKNCVAAYGSSGQRLPIQITDEPVK
- a CDS encoding 4-oxalocrotonate tautomerase family protein, with the protein product MPVVIVETWAGKSNEQKAKLIKGITRAFEDVGVTANQVQVIIHDVPKTNWGIHGEQASMLPP
- a CDS encoding GyrI-like domain-containing protein, with the protein product MRENNLETKELVVRIERLTAMPAAYACSFAATPEEEAMKKIKEWAKNQGLLEKAGARLFGRNTYPTDKPASRGYELYLTTSMEPTNFCDIETAEIPSGLYAVLRFKSLENMQFGWKKLWNWIEASGYEHAGWQRGKYGWVNGFEEQVNWQEDKPPTEWLFDLWVPLKE
- a CDS encoding ECF transporter S component, which encodes MKAQTIAVIGICAAVYAVVGRLTDFGLNFLGVAFYPAVAVPAVFAVLFGPWVGGIGAAIGIFIRDMLFHGNPFLSLTAGVLPNFLVFFILGYLSSRHIDVKKIVTTGVLACIVVAAGVLVPTVIYPAEFVAATGLPTNEIVTIFASTVIFSLVVIVLVSWRWREWRSFAVGSVLGLISGAALLSVAYWGYSQLFFDPTGYVTAPVAASFIPVLFIWTFVTEIPFVLLVAPPVIRACYKAFPSLKMRIKPGKGGTH
- a CDS encoding pantoate kinase — its product is MTQTANAFAPAAISSFFEICDQDSQGNPLTDLARVGARGGGFGLQKGVHTTISVTTAEASNHFLVYLNGVLAPEAHTTINVLQTLLEATADRYNVVVEHKIDVPIGAGFGTSAGGALTAGLALKAALNLPLTLNQVAQAAHVAEIKCQTGLGTVSSLASGGGCILVVEPGAPGVCVIDHILLAREYVVVAGVFQGVSKTSVLSSPERRNEVNRFGRKTLDAILAEPSLENFLGCCWQFAQDAGFATSRVRQLVDLALKAGAIGAAQNMVGEAVHAVTVAEKAAEVAEAFKLVLPKENILVSKLGFQGARLVNYK
- a CDS encoding DUF5658 family protein, producing MMKMTGYPTVFLAFMGSMDCLTTVIGILYFGAVELNPLIAGVVSTNIPAFVVLKMTTTVFVCLIFVQAEKILMKTEDKNCKAFTCTNKLLKIAYVGVILFLVVVVVNNLMVLANAL
- a CDS encoding phosphopantetheine adenylyltransferase, with the protein product MTQFRKVAVGGTFDELHRGHKILLNKAFEIGEHVVIGLSSDALVSKLGKPHITANFEQRKQGLNAWMTNLGVMQRAKVVPLFDAYGSSVKDLDLEALVVSEETKPTAEKINQQRRKNGLPPLAIITVQMVPAQNSKPISTTRIRRGEINHEGFLLKKNSHASAL